From Pantoea sp. Ep11b, the proteins below share one genomic window:
- a CDS encoding ABC transporter permease: MNTLLLPWRFLQSLSWSGRLGLLVSLFWLLMALFGTALAPHSIDDIGGGPLMGGLTAENLLGTDYLGRDMLSRILYGAKFSIGLALSAALLASLVGTLLALLAAVTGRWLEELLGRINDALLVLPGKVLSLMIVAVFGSSLPMLVLTAVFTYWPGAFRIAFAMASSLRSMDYVRASRLRGESRWYIAIHDILPNMVHPMLTDFGLRFVYIVLLLSGLSFLGLGVQPPYADWGTLVRENMQGLFDGSPAVLMPALAIASLTIGANLFIDSLQAMRPMTLAKEGA, translated from the coding sequence ATGAATACTCTCTTGTTGCCGTGGCGTTTCCTGCAGTCGCTCTCCTGGTCAGGACGGCTGGGGCTGCTGGTGTCGCTGTTCTGGCTGCTGATGGCGCTGTTCGGCACCGCGCTGGCACCGCACAGCATTGACGATATCGGCGGCGGTCCGCTGATGGGGGGCCTGACCGCCGAGAACCTGCTGGGAACCGACTACCTGGGACGCGACATGCTGAGCCGCATTCTCTACGGTGCGAAGTTCTCTATCGGTCTGGCGCTGAGTGCCGCGCTGCTGGCCAGTCTGGTCGGCACGCTGCTGGCGCTGCTCGCCGCCGTAACCGGACGCTGGCTGGAAGAGCTGCTGGGCCGCATCAATGACGCGCTGCTGGTGCTGCCGGGCAAAGTGCTGTCGCTGATGATCGTGGCGGTGTTTGGCTCCTCGCTGCCGATGCTGGTCCTGACCGCCGTCTTTACCTACTGGCCGGGTGCCTTCCGCATCGCCTTTGCCATGGCCAGCTCGCTGCGCAGCATGGACTACGTGCGCGCCTCACGGCTGCGTGGTGAAAGCCGCTGGTATATCGCCATCCACGATATTCTGCCCAACATGGTGCACCCGATGCTGACTGACTTTGGCCTGCGCTTTGTCTACATCGTTCTGCTGCTGAGCGGCCTGAGTTTCCTCGGCCTGGGCGTGCAGCCGCCTTACGCCGACTGGGGCACGCTGGTGCGAGAAAATATGCAGGGTCTGTTTGACGGCTCGCCTGCGGTGCTGATGCCTGCGCTGGCCATCGCCAGCCTGACTATCGGGGCCAACCTGTTTATCGACAGCCTGCAGGCGATGCGTCCGATGACCCTGGCGAAGGAGGGAGCA
- a CDS encoding ABC transporter substrate-binding protein, whose product MSKFDNNDADAVNPALTRMITEGSLSRRSLMKILSAGAVMSSGLVGFSGAALADDKPVRGGKLRAAMSNASATDTLDPAKSNNSADYTRQFMFYSGLTELDKNLTAQPALAESLESSDGITWHIKLRKGVTFHDGKPLTASDVIFSLSRHKDPAIASIAFKLADQFKAFSAVSDSEVQLELNSANFDVPYMLATPPFLIVKEGTTDFSKGIGTGPFICKTFMPGTRTIGTRNPNYYKPGLPHLDEVELIGVTDGAARVNALMSGDLQMVSTLTAADCKRLNASGEFGVLESKSGMYTNLIIRTDMKPGNNEDFVLAMKYLQPREMLVKTVLQGYGDVSNDTPVPPWHPLYNADLKPRPLDVEKAKFHIKKAGMTGSTVEIITTPNIEGANEGGQLIQQMARGAGLNVKVRRVPYDGYWSSHWMKDPLGYGSINPRPTLDMLFSQFYLSTAPNNESGWKNPRFDQLVVAARGERDQARRKQMYGDMQTLIYDHCGTIIPTFISSTDGYSKKVKGVEPWPSGMMMGYRFHEFAWLSA is encoded by the coding sequence ATGAGTAAATTTGATAATAACGACGCTGATGCGGTAAATCCGGCACTGACGCGCATGATCACCGAGGGTTCCCTGTCCCGCCGCAGCCTGATGAAAATCCTCTCCGCCGGTGCGGTGATGAGCAGTGGCCTGGTCGGTTTTTCCGGGGCTGCACTGGCGGACGACAAGCCGGTCAGGGGCGGTAAACTGCGCGCGGCGATGTCGAACGCCTCCGCCACCGATACGCTCGATCCGGCCAAAAGCAATAACAGCGCCGACTATACCCGCCAGTTTATGTTCTACAGCGGCCTGACCGAGCTGGATAAAAACCTGACCGCGCAACCGGCGCTGGCGGAATCGCTGGAGTCCAGCGACGGCATCACCTGGCATATTAAGCTGCGTAAGGGAGTCACCTTCCATGATGGCAAACCGCTGACCGCCAGCGATGTCATCTTCTCGCTCAGCCGCCACAAAGATCCCGCCATCGCCTCTATCGCCTTTAAGCTGGCCGATCAGTTCAAAGCTTTCAGCGCCGTCAGCGACAGCGAGGTGCAGCTGGAGCTGAACAGCGCCAACTTCGATGTTCCTTATATGCTGGCGACCCCGCCGTTTTTAATCGTCAAAGAGGGCACGACCGATTTCAGTAAAGGCATCGGCACCGGGCCGTTTATCTGCAAAACCTTTATGCCGGGAACCCGCACCATCGGCACCCGGAACCCCAACTACTACAAGCCGGGACTGCCGCATCTGGATGAGGTGGAGCTGATTGGCGTCACCGACGGCGCGGCGCGCGTCAACGCCCTGATGTCGGGCGATCTGCAGATGGTGTCAACCCTCACCGCCGCCGACTGTAAGCGTCTCAACGCCAGCGGTGAGTTTGGCGTACTGGAGAGTAAGTCAGGGATGTACACCAACCTGATTATCCGCACCGACATGAAGCCGGGTAACAACGAAGATTTCGTGCTGGCGATGAAATATCTGCAACCGCGTGAAATGCTGGTGAAAACGGTCCTGCAGGGCTACGGCGACGTCAGTAATGACACGCCGGTGCCACCGTGGCATCCACTCTATAACGCCGACCTCAAACCCCGTCCGCTGGATGTGGAAAAAGCGAAGTTTCATATCAAAAAAGCGGGCATGACCGGTTCCACCGTCGAGATCATTACTACGCCGAATATCGAAGGAGCGAACGAAGGCGGTCAGCTGATCCAGCAGATGGCGCGCGGGGCGGGGCTGAATGTCAAAGTGCGACGCGTGCCGTATGACGGTTACTGGTCTTCGCACTGGATGAAAGATCCGCTGGGATATGGCTCGATAAATCCGCGTCCCACGCTGGATATGCTCTTCTCGCAGTTTTATCTCTCAACCGCACCGAACAACGAATCGGGCTGGAAAAATCCCCGGTTCGATCAGCTGGTGGTCGCGGCGCGCGGCGAGCGCGATCAGGCCAGACGCAAGCAGATGTATGGCGACATGCAGACGCTGATTTATGACCACTGCGGCACCATCATCCCGACCTTTATCAGCTCGACTGATGGTTACAGCAAAAAGGTCAAAGGCGTCGAGCCCTGGCCGTCAGGCATGATGATGGGCTATCGCTTCCATGAATTTGCCTGGCTGTCCGCCTGA
- a CDS encoding NAD(P)/FAD-dependent oxidoreductase — protein sequence MKLESFWQATAPAFTGAAREPLPAQADVVVIGGGFTGISAALNLARSGIRVVVLESGDVMSQASARNGGHCNTGVAHNFASLVASQGLEQASRFYRAFDDAVSYVCQLIQEEQIDCDFRLCGKLKLASKASHMAGLREAYELMRRTVDPQIELLDKTAVRDEIASDDFHGGLLQKRGGQMHMGKFGVGLAEAAARSGAKIYPHHAVTKLERLRGYQHRIHTAQGAILADKVLMATGCSNVGPFPWFQRRIVPVGSFIVVTEALDPALLRQVLPHDRTYVTSLNIGNYFRTTTDHRLVFGGRARFAVSNPTSDSRSGEILHHALTQMLPPLRQARVDYCWGGMVDMTADRLPHAGEQEGLFYSLGYSGHGTQMSVWMGRVMADLLAEKRNENPWQRDAWPALPGYHGKPWFLPLAGLYYKAKDRLS from the coding sequence ATGAAACTGGAATCGTTCTGGCAGGCCACCGCCCCGGCGTTTACCGGCGCCGCCCGCGAACCGCTGCCCGCTCAGGCGGACGTGGTTGTGATCGGTGGCGGCTTCACCGGCATCTCGGCCGCGCTGAATCTGGCGCGCAGCGGTATCCGCGTGGTGGTGCTGGAGAGTGGCGACGTGATGAGCCAGGCGTCGGCGCGCAACGGCGGTCACTGCAATACCGGGGTGGCCCACAATTTCGCTTCGCTGGTGGCGAGCCAGGGTCTGGAGCAGGCCAGCCGCTTCTACCGGGCATTTGACGATGCGGTGAGCTATGTCTGCCAGCTGATTCAGGAGGAGCAGATCGATTGTGACTTCCGGCTGTGCGGCAAGCTCAAACTGGCCAGCAAAGCGTCGCATATGGCCGGTCTGCGGGAAGCCTATGAACTGATGCGTCGCACTGTGGATCCGCAGATCGAACTGCTCGACAAAACGGCGGTGCGCGACGAGATCGCCAGCGACGATTTCCACGGCGGCCTGCTGCAGAAGCGGGGCGGCCAGATGCACATGGGGAAATTTGGCGTCGGCCTGGCGGAGGCGGCGGCCCGCAGCGGGGCGAAGATCTATCCGCACCACGCCGTGACGAAGCTGGAGCGCCTCAGAGGCTATCAGCATCGGATTCACACCGCGCAGGGCGCGATTCTGGCCGATAAAGTACTGATGGCGACGGGCTGCTCCAACGTCGGCCCGTTTCCCTGGTTTCAGCGCCGCATCGTGCCGGTCGGCAGCTTTATTGTGGTGACCGAAGCCCTCGATCCGGCGCTGCTGCGTCAGGTGCTGCCTCACGATCGGACCTACGTGACGTCGCTCAACATCGGCAACTATTTCCGCACCACTACCGATCACCGGCTGGTTTTCGGCGGGCGGGCGCGGTTTGCGGTCAGCAATCCGACCTCTGATTCGCGCAGCGGCGAGATCCTGCATCACGCACTGACGCAGATGCTGCCACCGCTCCGCCAGGCGCGGGTGGACTACTGCTGGGGCGGCATGGTCGATATGACCGCCGACCGTCTGCCCCATGCGGGTGAACAGGAGGGGCTCTTCTATTCACTGGGCTACAGCGGACACGGCACACAGATGTCGGTCTGGATGGGACGCGTGATGGCCGATCTGCTGGCCGAAAAGCGCAACGAAAATCCCTGGCAGCGTGACGCATGGCCCGCGCTGCCCGGTTATCACGGCAAGCCATGGTTTTTACCGCTCGCAGGACTCTATTACAAAGCAAAGGATCGCCTTTCTTAA
- a CDS encoding haloacid dehalogenase type II, giving the protein MALFKPKFITFDCYGTLIRFDMAGAAQRRFSDRVDPDDMHAFTTDFSSYRLDEVLGAWKPYYDVVSNAIQRTCKKWGVRWDKADSDFIYTDCASWGPHPDVPAGLAKVATEFPLVLLTNSMKDLIPHHIPRLGAPIHMTITAEEAGAYKPQMKGFEYMLDRLGCGPEEILHVSSSFRYDLMTAHDLGIKNKVWVNRGHEPANPYYQYTEINDIGGLPGVVGL; this is encoded by the coding sequence ATGGCACTGTTTAAACCGAAATTTATCACGTTCGACTGTTACGGCACGCTGATCCGCTTTGACATGGCGGGCGCAGCGCAGCGCCGCTTTAGCGACCGCGTCGATCCGGACGACATGCACGCCTTTACCACCGATTTTTCCAGCTACCGTCTGGATGAGGTGCTGGGCGCATGGAAGCCGTATTACGACGTGGTCAGCAATGCGATTCAGCGTACCTGCAAAAAGTGGGGTGTCCGCTGGGACAAAGCAGACAGTGACTTTATCTACACCGACTGCGCCAGCTGGGGGCCGCATCCCGATGTGCCCGCCGGGCTGGCGAAAGTCGCCACAGAGTTTCCGCTGGTGCTGCTGACCAACTCGATGAAAGATCTTATCCCGCACCATATCCCTCGCCTGGGCGCTCCAATCCACATGACCATCACGGCGGAAGAGGCGGGTGCCTATAAACCGCAGATGAAGGGCTTTGAGTACATGCTCGACAGGCTCGGCTGCGGCCCGGAGGAGATCCTGCATGTTTCTTCCAGCTTCCGCTATGACCTGATGACCGCCCACGATCTCGGTATTAAAAACAAAGTCTGGGTCAATCGCGGTCATGAGCCGGCCAATCCTTACTACCAGTACACCGAAATCAACGATATCGGCGGCCTGCCCGGCGTAGTCGGACTCTGA
- the nac gene encoding nitrogen assimilation transcriptional regulator NAC translates to MNLRRLKYFVKIVDIGSLTQAAEVLHIAQPALSQQVATLESELDQQLLIRTKRGVTPTEAGKILYGHARTILRQCEQAQTAVINAGQVLSGQVSIGLAPGTAASSLTMPLLQTVRDQFPEVLVYLHENSGSVLNEKVMNGQLDMAVLYDRAPTAGISSMALMKEDLYLVGATDYPGASVDLADVAQMSLFLPRDYSAVRKRVDEAFSLRRLSARIIGEIESISTLTAAISSGMGVTVLPESAARALVGSADAWMSRINSPSLSLPLSLNISARLPLSPSAQAVKNILLSLLNKPLSEERELMLVG, encoded by the coding sequence ATGAATTTAAGACGACTGAAATACTTTGTGAAAATCGTCGATATCGGCAGTCTGACGCAGGCAGCAGAAGTGCTGCATATCGCCCAGCCTGCACTCAGTCAGCAGGTGGCAACGCTGGAGAGTGAGCTGGACCAGCAACTGCTGATCCGCACCAAGCGTGGCGTGACGCCGACCGAGGCAGGCAAAATTCTTTATGGTCATGCGCGGACGATCCTGCGCCAGTGTGAGCAGGCGCAGACGGCGGTCATCAATGCCGGGCAGGTGCTGAGCGGTCAGGTGTCGATTGGTCTGGCACCAGGTACGGCAGCCTCATCGCTGACCATGCCGCTGTTGCAGACGGTGCGCGATCAGTTCCCGGAAGTGCTGGTCTACCTGCATGAAAACAGCGGCAGCGTGCTGAACGAGAAAGTGATGAACGGTCAGCTGGATATGGCGGTGCTGTACGACCGTGCGCCGACAGCCGGGATCAGCAGCATGGCGCTGATGAAAGAAGATCTCTATCTGGTGGGCGCCACCGACTACCCGGGCGCCAGCGTTGACCTGGCCGATGTGGCGCAGATGAGCCTGTTTTTACCGCGCGACTACAGCGCGGTGCGCAAGCGGGTCGATGAGGCATTTTCACTGCGCCGCCTGAGTGCGCGTATCATCGGCGAGATCGAATCGATCTCTACGCTGACCGCCGCCATTTCGAGCGGCATGGGCGTAACGGTATTACCCGAATCGGCCGCCCGTGCACTGGTGGGCTCGGCCGATGCCTGGATGTCGCGCATCAACAGCCCCTCACTGAGTCTGCCGCTTTCGCTGAATATCTCCGCCCGCTTGCCGCTGTCGCCTTCCGCGCAGGCTGTAAAAAATATTCTGCTGTCGCTACTCAATAAGCCGCTGAGTGAAGAGCGTGAGTTGATGTTAGTGGGGTAA
- a CDS encoding aldehyde dehydrogenase, translated as MLSFDPEKVSLPAGHYIGGQHCQCQGAAFQVKRPSDGRVCATLQDATPQDVDRAVTVAHQALKTSGWSGCAPRERGRVLRRWADLIEQDPLLARLEALGSTRPISDVVLHEIPFTAEAIRFYAECADKYSGDLFPTRDSSLGMLIAEPYGVIAAITPWNFPLSMASWKCGPALAAGNAVVLKPSELTPFSTVRMAELAIQAGLPAGVLNIVQGSGAVTGSALVTHPLVRKVSFTGSTLTGARIMSDAAQHGMKPVTLELGGKSPQLVFDDAGDPDILAQRILRGFTANGGQACVAGTRLIVQRNIAEPLTERLIELCQDVRPGVTWQEDSRYAPLIDERQGLKVSSVIEAAKAQGAEVLVGGERFAGTDEGWFWQPTLLSQVTQDNPAVQQEIFGPVLTVQTFDEEEQGLAMAAHDTYGLCAGVHTLSLPRALRAMRAIEAGTVWINRYGRSGDFIIPTGGFLGSGIGKDLGRQAFQACQRQKSVLIDF; from the coding sequence ATGTTAAGTTTCGACCCTGAAAAAGTTTCTCTTCCAGCCGGCCATTATATTGGCGGCCAGCACTGTCAGTGTCAGGGCGCCGCTTTCCAGGTAAAGCGGCCTTCTGATGGCCGCGTCTGTGCCACGCTGCAGGACGCCACGCCGCAGGATGTCGACCGCGCGGTGACCGTCGCCCATCAGGCGCTGAAAACCAGTGGCTGGTCCGGCTGCGCGCCCCGCGAGCGTGGACGGGTATTGCGGCGCTGGGCCGACCTGATTGAGCAGGATCCTCTGCTGGCCCGGCTGGAAGCCCTGGGTTCGACCCGGCCAATCAGCGACGTGGTGCTGCATGAAATTCCCTTTACTGCCGAAGCGATTCGCTTCTATGCCGAATGCGCCGACAAATACAGCGGTGACCTGTTTCCGACCCGTGACAGCAGCCTCGGCATGCTGATTGCCGAACCCTATGGCGTTATCGCCGCCATTACCCCGTGGAATTTTCCGCTGTCGATGGCGTCATGGAAATGCGGCCCGGCGCTGGCGGCGGGCAACGCGGTGGTGCTGAAACCCTCTGAGCTGACGCCGTTTTCAACCGTGCGCATGGCGGAGCTGGCGATTCAGGCGGGCTTACCGGCGGGGGTGCTGAATATTGTCCAGGGCAGCGGTGCCGTTACCGGCAGCGCGCTGGTCACTCATCCGCTGGTGCGCAAAGTCTCCTTTACCGGATCGACCCTGACCGGCGCGCGCATCATGAGCGATGCTGCGCAGCACGGCATGAAGCCGGTCACGCTGGAGCTGGGCGGTAAAAGTCCGCAGCTGGTATTTGATGATGCGGGCGACCCGGACATTCTGGCCCAGCGGATCCTGCGCGGCTTCACGGCCAACGGCGGCCAGGCTTGTGTGGCAGGCACCCGGCTTATCGTGCAGCGCAACATAGCGGAACCGCTGACAGAGCGGCTGATAGAGCTCTGTCAGGACGTCAGACCGGGCGTGACCTGGCAGGAGGATAGTCGCTACGCGCCGTTAATCGACGAGCGTCAGGGCCTGAAGGTCAGCTCGGTAATCGAGGCGGCGAAAGCGCAGGGCGCTGAAGTGCTGGTGGGCGGAGAACGTTTCGCCGGCACCGACGAAGGCTGGTTCTGGCAGCCCACTCTGCTGAGTCAGGTTACGCAGGACAATCCGGCGGTGCAGCAGGAGATTTTTGGCCCGGTGCTGACGGTGCAGACGTTTGATGAGGAGGAGCAGGGCCTGGCGATGGCGGCACATGACACCTATGGCCTCTGCGCCGGTGTCCACACTCTGAGCCTGCCGCGAGCGTTACGTGCCATGCGCGCCATCGAGGCGGGCACCGTCTGGATTAATCGCTATGGCCGTTCCGGCGACTTCATCATTCCGACCGGCGGCTTTCTCGGCTCGGGCATTGGTAAGGATCTGGGCCGTCAGGCGTTTCAGGCCTGCCAGCGGCAGAAGAGTGTACTCATCGATTTTTAA
- the cbl gene encoding HTH-type transcriptional regulator Cbl — protein MNFQQLKIIREAARCEFNLTEVANTLFTSQSGVSRHIRDLEDELGVEIFIRRGKRLLGMTEPGKALLTIAERILDEAGKVRRLADVFTNETSGILTIATTHTQARYSLPKVIKAFRQLYPNVRLELNQGSPQEIVTMLLAGEADIGIASEMLVNNSSLAAFPWFSWHHALLVPAGHELVQNQPVSLSTLSRYPLITYRQGITGRSRVDRAFQSAGLKPDIVLSAQDSDVVKTYVKLGLGVGILADQACETEESEELVRIDATHLFDPSTVWLGLKRGQLQRNYVWQFLELCNANLSLEEIKRQALSYSSDDEPVIDFQI, from the coding sequence GTGAATTTCCAGCAACTTAAAATCATCCGCGAGGCGGCCCGCTGTGAGTTTAACTTAACGGAAGTCGCTAACACGCTATTTACGTCCCAGTCAGGCGTCAGTCGTCACATCCGCGATCTGGAAGATGAACTGGGCGTTGAGATCTTTATCCGTCGCGGTAAGCGTCTGCTGGGCATGACGGAACCGGGCAAAGCGCTGCTGACGATTGCCGAGCGCATCCTTGACGAAGCGGGAAAAGTGCGACGGCTGGCCGATGTCTTTACCAATGAAACCAGCGGTATCCTGACCATTGCCACCACCCATACCCAGGCGCGCTACAGCCTGCCGAAAGTGATTAAAGCCTTCCGCCAGCTCTATCCCAACGTCCGGCTCGAACTCAACCAGGGTTCACCGCAGGAAATCGTCACCATGCTGCTGGCGGGAGAGGCGGATATCGGTATCGCCAGTGAAATGCTGGTCAACAACAGCAGCCTGGCGGCGTTTCCCTGGTTCAGCTGGCATCACGCGCTGCTGGTGCCCGCCGGGCATGAGCTGGTGCAGAATCAGCCGGTGTCACTCAGCACACTCAGCCGCTATCCACTCATTACCTATCGCCAGGGGATCACCGGCCGGTCGCGCGTCGATCGGGCCTTCCAGTCGGCGGGGCTGAAGCCGGATATCGTGCTCAGCGCCCAGGACTCCGACGTGGTCAAAACCTACGTTAAGCTGGGATTGGGCGTCGGGATACTGGCGGATCAGGCGTGTGAAACCGAAGAGAGCGAAGAGCTGGTCCGCATTGACGCCACGCACCTGTTCGACCCCAGCACGGTCTGGCTTGGTCTCAAGCGCGGCCAGCTGCAAAGAAACTATGTCTGGCAGTTCCTCGAACTCTGCAATGCTAACCTCTCGCTGGAGGAGATTAAACGTCAGGCGCTCTCCTACAGCAGCGATGATGAACCGGTTATCGACTTCCAGATCTGA
- a CDS encoding ABC transporter permease codes for MNRYMLFLIARRTGAGILTLLIVSAVVFFITSLLPGDAAQMILGQNATPETVAALRQQLGLDQPLLMRYLHWLAGLVQGDFGISFASHLPVSQLVAQRIPATFELAAITTLICVPLALLIGILAAMNRGSRLDRALVIATMATVAVPEFLVATVAVLIFAVRLHWVSAMSFGSPDSDLLSYLKAYALPVLTLCCVLVAQMARMTRAAIINQLDSPYLEMAQLKGVSPLRAVLRHALPNAVGPIANAISLSLSYLFGGVIIIETIFSYPGLASQLVDAVSNRDLPVVQLCVMLFAACYLVLLLLADILTIAFNPKWRSA; via the coding sequence ATGAACCGATACATGCTGTTTCTGATTGCCCGGCGCACGGGTGCCGGCATCCTGACGTTGCTTATCGTCTCGGCGGTGGTGTTTTTCATCACCAGCCTGCTGCCCGGTGACGCGGCGCAGATGATCCTGGGCCAGAACGCCACACCGGAAACGGTGGCGGCGTTACGGCAGCAACTGGGCCTCGACCAGCCTCTGCTGATGCGCTATCTCCACTGGCTGGCCGGGCTGGTGCAGGGTGATTTTGGCATCTCGTTTGCCAGTCATCTGCCGGTCTCGCAACTGGTGGCGCAGCGCATCCCCGCGACCTTTGAACTGGCGGCTATCACCACGCTGATCTGCGTGCCGCTGGCGCTGCTGATCGGCATCCTGGCCGCGATGAATCGTGGCTCCCGGCTCGATCGTGCGCTGGTCATTGCGACGATGGCAACGGTGGCGGTGCCTGAATTTCTGGTAGCGACCGTGGCGGTGCTGATCTTTGCCGTCCGGCTGCACTGGGTGTCAGCCATGTCATTCGGCAGCCCCGACAGCGACCTGCTGAGCTACCTCAAAGCGTACGCGCTGCCGGTGCTGACGCTCTGCTGCGTGCTGGTGGCGCAGATGGCCCGTATGACCCGCGCCGCCATTATCAATCAGCTCGACAGCCCCTACCTGGAGATGGCGCAGCTGAAGGGCGTGTCGCCGCTCAGGGCCGTTCTGCGTCACGCGCTGCCCAACGCGGTCGGGCCGATTGCCAATGCCATCTCGCTCAGCCTCTCCTATCTGTTTGGCGGCGTCATCATCATCGAAACCATCTTCAGCTATCCCGGTCTGGCCAGCCAGCTGGTCGATGCGGTCAGTAACCGCGATCTGCCCGTGGTGCAGCTCTGCGTCATGCTGTTTGCCGCCTGTTACCTGGTGCTGCTGCTGCTGGCCGATATTCTGACTATCGCCTTTAACCCGAAATGGAGAAGCGCATGA
- a CDS encoding NAD-dependent succinate-semialdehyde dehydrogenase encodes MSRLQLNDSDLLRQQALFAGRWQDAHQGATLPVTDPATGETLATIPALGRSETEQAIACAESVRISWGKTTHVSRAALLEKWHQLMLDHADDLAMIMTAEQGKPLAEARGEVLYGASFVKWFAEEARRIYGDTIPAPSDDRRILVLKQPVGVAAAITPWNFPIAMITRKVAPALAAGCPIIVKPSELTPLSALALAVLAERAGFPPGVLQMLTGLPAEIGETLTESQTVRKISFTGSTRIGQLLMQQSANSLKRLSLELGGNAPMIVFDDADVEIAVAGVMLSKFRNAGQTCVCANRILVQRNIYPRFTARLLEEVATLKVGDGFAPGTTIGPLINARAVEKVNGHIDDALSQGATLLTGGISQDQGTFVQPTVLGEVTVKMRIAREETFGPVAPLFIFDEEEEAIAMANDTPYGLAAYFFTENIRRAWRVAESLEAGMVGFNTGAVSLEVAPFGGVKLSGLGREGSRYGIEEYLELKTFHIGSL; translated from the coding sequence ATGTCGCGACTACAACTCAACGACAGCGATCTGCTGCGCCAGCAGGCGCTGTTTGCCGGACGCTGGCAGGATGCACATCAGGGTGCCACGCTGCCGGTTACCGATCCGGCGACAGGCGAAACCCTGGCTACGATCCCGGCCCTGGGTCGGTCAGAGACAGAGCAGGCGATAGCCTGCGCGGAATCCGTGCGCATCAGCTGGGGCAAAACGACACATGTCAGCCGCGCCGCGCTGCTGGAAAAATGGCATCAGCTGATGCTGGACCATGCTGACGATCTGGCGATGATCATGACCGCTGAGCAGGGCAAACCGCTGGCAGAAGCCCGGGGTGAAGTTCTCTACGGTGCCAGTTTTGTAAAATGGTTCGCGGAGGAGGCCCGCCGCATCTACGGTGACACCATACCCGCGCCCAGCGACGATCGCCGCATTCTGGTACTGAAACAGCCGGTAGGGGTGGCCGCCGCGATTACGCCGTGGAACTTCCCGATAGCGATGATCACCCGCAAGGTCGCTCCCGCGCTGGCGGCAGGCTGCCCGATCATTGTGAAACCGTCGGAATTAACGCCGCTCTCGGCACTGGCGCTGGCTGTGCTGGCGGAGCGTGCCGGTTTTCCGCCGGGGGTGTTGCAGATGCTCACCGGCCTGCCTGCAGAAATTGGTGAGACGCTGACTGAAAGCCAGACGGTGCGCAAAATCTCCTTTACCGGCTCGACCCGGATCGGGCAGCTGCTGATGCAGCAGAGCGCCAACAGCCTCAAACGCCTGAGTCTGGAGCTGGGCGGCAACGCGCCGATGATCGTGTTTGATGATGCCGATGTTGAGATTGCAGTTGCGGGCGTCATGCTCAGCAAGTTCCGCAACGCCGGGCAGACCTGCGTCTGCGCCAACCGCATCCTGGTTCAGCGAAACATCTATCCCCGCTTCACTGCACGCCTGCTGGAGGAGGTCGCCACTCTGAAGGTAGGGGATGGCTTTGCACCGGGCACTACGATCGGTCCCCTGATCAATGCCCGCGCAGTGGAAAAAGTGAATGGTCACATCGACGATGCGCTCAGCCAGGGCGCAACGCTGTTGACCGGGGGCATCAGTCAGGACCAGGGGACTTTCGTTCAGCCCACCGTGCTTGGTGAGGTTACGGTGAAGATGCGCATCGCCCGTGAAGAGACCTTTGGCCCTGTGGCACCCTTGTTCATCTTTGATGAGGAAGAGGAGGCGATTGCGATGGCGAATGACACCCCATACGGTCTGGCTGCCTATTTCTTTACCGAAAACATCCGGCGGGCATGGCGGGTCGCGGAATCGCTGGAGGCGGGCATGGTGGGCTTTAACACCGGCGCGGTCTCACTGGAGGTGGCGCCCTTTGGTGGCGTGAAGCTCTCGGGTCTGGGGCGCGAAGGTTCCCGCTACGGAATAGAAGAATATCTGGAGCTGAAAACCTTTCATATTGGCAGTCTGTAA